The Theileria annulata chromosome 3, complete sequence, *** SEQUENCING IN PROGRESS *** genome has a segment encoding these proteins:
- a CDS encoding uncharacterized protein (note;~Tap-24g11.q1c.C.cand.123 - score = 14.70), with translation MVKNKKNKKKINKINKNNKNVKNMELIKKRLIGSRFRYINEKLYKNNSEMSWKLFNNDPKLYTIYHEGYRNQIIKWPYNPINKIISWLNKHKEYFNIGDFGCGDALIAKTFKKYSVTVLATAAPIKTT, from the exons atggtaaaaaataagaaaaataagaaaaaaattaataaaattaataaaaataataaaaatgtgaAGAATATGGAATTAATTAAGAAAAGATTAATTGGAAGTAGATTTCGTTATATAAATgagaaattatataaaaataatagtgAAATGAGTtggaaattatttaataatgatccaaaattatatacaata tatCATGAAGGATATCgtaatcaaataataaaatggcCTTATAAtccaataaataaaattatttcatggttaaataaacataaagaatattttaa tattGGTGATTTTGGTTGTGGTGATGCACTTATAGCTAAAACTTTTAAAAAGtactccgttacggtgcttgcaACAGCAGCTCCAATAAAGACTACTTAG